A single window of Fischerella sp. PCC 9605 DNA harbors:
- a CDS encoding glycosyltransferase — MSQIVLTTIGSLGDLHPKIAIALELRKRGHDVVFVTHKEYQSKVEALGFEFHRMRPDNTALNDPQEMARMMDLHKGSEYIVRNWVCPSLREMYADLMHSAKDADFIFAGEGVIAAPLVAEKLGMQWASSAMAPISFFSTYDPPVLAPFPFLAKLRGFGSIVNRGVINFAKVVSQSWGEPVHLFRRELGLPPLIGNPFIDDKFSPYLVLALFSPVLAKPQPDWVANTVIAGFTFYDGSSNRTELTLELKQFLNAGEPPIIFTLGSAAVMDPGNFYQESIQAAKQLNRRAILLVGKNTPPDNLSKDILAVSYVPYSQIFPYACAIVHQGGIGTTAQALRAGRPTLVMPYSHDQPDNAARVERLGTSRTIPRKQYLASRVAKELSELLENPNYAAKATEIGHIIQAENGVSVACDAIEKQLQTASINQL, encoded by the coding sequence GTGAGTCAAATAGTTTTAACCACGATCGGTTCCTTGGGCGATCTACATCCCAAAATTGCGATCGCGCTTGAATTACGCAAACGCGGTCATGATGTGGTCTTTGTGACGCACAAAGAGTATCAATCCAAAGTTGAAGCCTTGGGATTTGAGTTTCATCGGATGCGTCCTGACAATACCGCTCTTAACGATCCTCAAGAGATGGCACGGATGATGGATTTGCACAAAGGCTCAGAGTATATCGTCCGAAATTGGGTTTGCCCGAGTTTACGTGAGATGTATGCGGACTTGATGCACAGTGCAAAAGATGCGGATTTCATCTTTGCAGGTGAAGGAGTCATTGCGGCTCCATTAGTAGCTGAAAAATTAGGGATGCAATGGGCATCGAGTGCTATGGCACCGATCTCATTTTTCTCCACTTACGACCCGCCCGTGTTAGCTCCGTTTCCATTTCTCGCTAAACTGCGTGGGTTTGGCTCGATCGTCAATCGAGGTGTTATCAACTTTGCAAAGGTTGTCAGTCAGTCTTGGGGGGAACCTGTCCATCTATTTCGACGTGAACTGGGATTACCTCCATTAATAGGCAATCCTTTCATTGACGACAAGTTTTCACCTTACCTTGTACTTGCGCTGTTTTCTCCTGTCTTGGCGAAGCCTCAACCTGATTGGGTTGCAAACACAGTCATTGCAGGCTTCACGTTTTATGATGGCAGTTCCAACAGGACGGAACTTACTCTAGAACTGAAGCAATTTTTGAATGCAGGTGAACCGCCAATTATTTTTACCCTCGGTTCGGCCGCAGTGATGGATCCTGGTAACTTCTATCAGGAAAGTATTCAAGCTGCAAAACAGTTAAACCGCCGTGCTATCCTGTTGGTTGGTAAAAATACGCCTCCAGATAATCTTTCAAAAGATATTCTGGCTGTTAGCTATGTTCCATATTCCCAAATTTTTCCTTATGCTTGTGCAATCGTCCATCAAGGAGGTATTGGAACAACGGCTCAAGCGTTACGTGCTGGTCGTCCAACTCTCGTGATGCCCTACAGTCATGACCAGCCGGACAATGCAGCACGAGTCGAACGCTTAGGAACTTCCCGCACGATTCCCCGTAAGCAATATTTAGCGTCACGTGTAGCAAAGGAGTTAAGTGAGTTGTTAGAGAATCCCAACTATGCAGCAAAAGCAACAGAAATCGGACACATCATACAGGCAGAGAATGGTGTAAGTGTAGCGTGTGATGCGATTGAAAAACAGCTTCAAACAGCCTCAATAAATCAGCTTTAG
- a CDS encoding PQQ-dependent sugar dehydrogenase: protein MNSSRGCLLLLFLLTTGVACNQNTRAFLDTSTPETSAPSPQLAQNSTQTKNIVRTEPLSPTPIRINLKDLPKPFATESASKSPQVVPIPANPTLRVPPGFTVNVFAEGLDASRWLALTPSGDVLVTETRQNRIRLLRDTNGDGVADVQQTFASAKNGLNIPFGMAFAGDSFFLGNTDAVLRFPYTKGQQQLTGTGQKIADLPGGGYNQHWTRNVIASPNGKQLYVSVGSRSNVDEEPLPRASVQVMNLDGSNQQTFASGLRNPVGLDFHPVTQQLYTTVNERDGMGDDLVPDYLTRIQQGEFYGWPYAYLTPNNLDPRQTNNGKSKRPDLVQRTRTPEVLFQAHSAALGLQFYDGKTFPEKYRNGAFVAFRGSWNRDRGTGYKIVFVPFDTKGQPQNYYEDFLTGFLLDPSIPTTWGRPVGLLILPDGSLIFTEEANNRIYRIQYTG from the coding sequence ATGAATTCCTCTAGGGGTTGCTTGCTGCTACTTTTTCTACTAACCACAGGTGTAGCCTGTAATCAAAATACTCGTGCTTTTTTGGATACTTCCACACCAGAAACTTCTGCACCTTCACCTCAGCTAGCACAGAATTCTACACAAACAAAAAATATCGTTCGCACCGAACCACTTTCACCTACACCCATTCGCATTAATCTTAAAGATTTACCAAAACCATTCGCGACTGAAAGCGCCTCGAAGTCACCTCAAGTAGTACCAATTCCTGCTAACCCGACACTGCGCGTACCACCTGGCTTTACAGTCAACGTCTTTGCCGAAGGTCTAGATGCGTCGCGCTGGCTGGCACTAACTCCCAGTGGTGATGTGCTGGTGACAGAAACCAGGCAAAACCGCATTCGCCTATTGCGCGATACTAATGGTGATGGTGTCGCGGATGTGCAACAGACGTTTGCTAGTGCCAAAAATGGATTAAATATTCCCTTTGGTATGGCTTTTGCTGGTGATTCTTTCTTTTTAGGCAACACCGATGCTGTTCTGCGGTTTCCCTACACCAAAGGTCAGCAACAACTTACTGGTACTGGTCAAAAAATTGCCGATCTTCCCGGTGGTGGCTACAATCAGCACTGGACGCGCAACGTGATTGCTTCACCTAATGGCAAGCAGCTATACGTTTCTGTTGGTTCCCGTTCCAACGTGGATGAAGAACCCTTGCCACGGGCTTCAGTGCAGGTTATGAATTTGGATGGTTCCAACCAGCAGACTTTTGCCTCTGGTTTGCGTAACCCAGTTGGTTTAGATTTTCATCCGGTAACTCAGCAACTTTACACCACTGTCAACGAACGAGATGGTATGGGCGATGACTTGGTTCCTGACTATTTGACACGTATTCAACAGGGAGAATTCTACGGCTGGCCTTATGCATACCTAACACCAAACAACCTCGACCCCCGTCAAACAAATAACGGCAAGAGTAAACGCCCGGATTTGGTACAGCGTACCCGCACTCCAGAGGTGCTATTTCAAGCACACTCGGCTGCTTTGGGATTGCAATTTTACGACGGAAAGACTTTTCCCGAAAAGTACCGTAACGGCGCTTTTGTTGCTTTTCGTGGTTCTTGGAACCGCGATCGCGGCACGGGCTACAAAATTGTTTTTGTTCCTTTTGATACTAAAGGACAACCACAAAATTACTATGAAGATTTTCTGACTGGTTTTCTACTAGATCCATCTATACCAACGACTTGGGGACGTCCAGTGGGTTTGCTTATCCTACCCGATGGCAGTCTAATTTTTACCGAAGAAGCCAATAATCGGATTTATCGGATTCAGTATACTGGTTAG
- a CDS encoding HEAT repeat domain-containing protein has translation MYDEDDLSLLDAEVELESPLDKMEPLTAESEVPKPDPEEMLPLLEHPQPQQRMLAARAFCDLEDARATPHLIRLLTDTCPLVRVSAAYGLGRNPSPDAVEPLIAQLGRDWNGYVRKGVVWALGNCRDRRCLAPLADALRTDISAVRLWAASSLAQMAQVGYEAVVGAIPPLIEALVQDPIAPVRSNSAWAIGQLCRELPSNVVYATAIDALIQAFAEDEELGVREDAKAALLGVGDPRGLQLIETLEQEGWF, from the coding sequence ATGTACGACGAAGATGACCTTAGCCTACTCGATGCTGAAGTGGAGCTAGAAAGCCCTCTAGATAAAATGGAACCGCTGACCGCAGAGTCAGAAGTTCCAAAACCCGATCCAGAGGAAATGCTACCGCTACTAGAGCATCCCCAGCCACAGCAGAGAATGCTGGCAGCGCGTGCTTTCTGCGATCTAGAAGATGCACGCGCGACTCCCCATTTGATTCGCCTGTTAACTGATACTTGTCCGTTAGTAAGGGTGAGTGCGGCATATGGACTCGGACGCAACCCCAGCCCAGATGCTGTAGAACCGTTGATTGCCCAGTTGGGACGAGATTGGAATGGGTATGTACGCAAAGGAGTGGTTTGGGCCTTAGGTAACTGCCGCGATCGCCGTTGTTTGGCACCCCTAGCAGATGCTTTGAGAACCGATATTTCCGCAGTGCGTTTGTGGGCTGCTAGTTCTTTAGCACAGATGGCGCAAGTAGGTTATGAAGCTGTTGTTGGGGCGATACCACCGTTGATTGAAGCTTTAGTGCAAGATCCTATCGCACCAGTGCGGAGTAACAGCGCTTGGGCAATTGGACAGTTGTGCCGCGAACTGCCTTCTAATGTCGTCTATGCAACTGCCATTGATGCTTTGATTCAAGCCTTTGCTGAGGATGAAGAATTGGGAGTACGGGAAGATGCCAAAGCCGCACTTTTGGGAGTAGGCGATCCTCGTGGACTACAGTTGATTGAAACTCTGGAACAAGAAGGATGGTTTTAG
- a CDS encoding GNAT family N-acetyltransferase, giving the protein MSKNSSLAEELLPGYCIRHGSSLDRALLVKFMQLTYQEMFPSGDFSHLARTVEQYFSSQTPLWWVEEDGEVGRTGGGENIELSSPHPPITPSPHHPITPSPHHPVACLWMGNAIDQVTGDRHAHIFLLYVVPEHRRRGIGTALMQYAEDWAKKRGDRQMGLQVFQSNQAALSLYNHLGYQTQSLWMVKSLYGDC; this is encoded by the coding sequence GTGAGCAAAAACTCTAGTTTGGCAGAGGAACTGCTACCGGGGTACTGTATTCGGCATGGCTCAAGTTTGGATCGGGCGTTGCTGGTAAAGTTCATGCAATTGACTTACCAGGAGATGTTTCCTTCCGGGGATTTTTCTCATCTGGCACGCACGGTTGAACAATACTTCTCCAGCCAAACTCCCTTGTGGTGGGTAGAGGAAGATGGGGAGGTGGGGAGAACCGGAGGTGGGGAGAATATAGAATTAAGTTCTCCCCATCCCCCCATCACCCCATCCCCCCATCACCCTATCACCCCATCACCCCATCACCCCGTAGCCTGTCTCTGGATGGGAAATGCAATCGACCAAGTCACAGGCGATCGCCATGCTCATATATTTCTGCTCTACGTTGTACCAGAACATCGGCGACGGGGCATTGGTACAGCTTTAATGCAGTATGCAGAAGACTGGGCAAAAAAAAGAGGCGATCGCCAAATGGGGTTGCAAGTATTTCAATCTAACCAAGCAGCACTAAGTCTTTACAATCACCTCGGTTATCAAACCCAATCGTTGTGGATGGTTAAGTCTCTGTATGGTGACTGTTAG
- a CDS encoding AmpG family muropeptide MFS transporter has translation MRQIQSLLKVFESRKMAALLLLGFASGLPLLLIGTTLKAWMTEEQVDLGAIGWFSLASLPYSFKFLWSPFLDRFTLPFLGRRRGWLIVMQIALIVAIAFMAFQQPKQALQLLAINAIVIAFLSATQDIAADAYRTDVLTELEMGAGAAVFILGYRVALLIAGSLGLILADRMPWSSVYLLMAGMMVIGIFGCLFAPEPRQISPPASLAEAVILPFGEFFQRKGVIQALLILVFITLYKLGDALLSNMATPFLLTVGFTKTDIGAIQVGMGLIATIVGALVGGVILSKIGINRSLWVFGVLQALSNFAYFILAQPQFAQNYQLLVVTINIENFCGGLGTAAFVAFLMSLCNQRFSATQYALLSSLMAVSRDILAAPSGSIAKSTGWSTFFLITIIAAVPGLLLLPVFAPWNHKPITIPRPGLEDEEDDVWGRN, from the coding sequence GTGAGACAAATTCAATCTCTGCTGAAGGTATTTGAAAGCCGCAAAATGGCGGCTTTATTATTGCTAGGCTTTGCATCAGGTTTGCCCTTATTGTTAATCGGTACTACCCTTAAGGCTTGGATGACCGAAGAACAGGTAGATTTGGGGGCGATTGGCTGGTTTAGTCTTGCCAGTTTACCTTATTCCTTCAAGTTTCTGTGGTCGCCATTTTTAGATCGGTTTACACTGCCATTTTTAGGGAGACGGCGGGGTTGGTTAATTGTGATGCAGATTGCCTTGATAGTAGCGATCGCCTTCATGGCTTTTCAACAACCCAAACAAGCATTACAGCTTTTAGCCATCAACGCCATAGTTATTGCCTTTTTGAGTGCGACTCAAGATATTGCTGCGGATGCCTACCGCACCGACGTTTTGACAGAATTAGAAATGGGCGCTGGTGCAGCAGTCTTCATTTTAGGTTATCGAGTGGCATTATTAATAGCAGGTTCTTTGGGACTAATACTTGCTGACCGGATGCCTTGGTCTTCGGTTTACTTGTTGATGGCAGGTATGATGGTAATTGGTATTTTTGGCTGCTTATTTGCGCCAGAACCACGGCAAATTAGCCCTCCAGCTTCTTTAGCCGAAGCGGTTATCTTGCCATTTGGGGAATTTTTCCAGCGCAAGGGCGTTATCCAAGCATTATTGATTTTAGTCTTTATTACCCTATATAAACTAGGCGATGCCTTGTTGAGTAATATGGCTACGCCCTTTTTACTCACAGTAGGTTTCACCAAAACTGATATTGGGGCAATACAGGTAGGAATGGGATTAATTGCTACTATTGTTGGAGCCCTTGTAGGTGGTGTAATTTTAAGCAAAATAGGTATTAATCGCTCACTTTGGGTCTTTGGTGTGTTGCAAGCATTGAGTAACTTCGCTTACTTTATACTTGCTCAACCCCAATTCGCCCAAAATTACCAATTGCTAGTAGTTACTATTAATATAGAAAACTTCTGTGGTGGATTGGGAACAGCAGCCTTTGTTGCCTTTTTGATGAGTCTTTGCAACCAGCGGTTTTCCGCAACCCAGTATGCATTACTCTCCAGTTTGATGGCTGTCAGCCGAGATATTTTGGCTGCCCCATCTGGATCAATAGCAAAAAGCACGGGATGGTCTACGTTTTTCTTAATTACGATCATCGCTGCTGTGCCAGGGTTGCTCTTGCTACCCGTCTTTGCCCCTTGGAACCATAAACCAATAACAATTCCCAGACCAGGACTCGAAGATGAGGAAGATGATGTATGGGGCAGAAACTAA